CGCGGCCGCAGCCGCCGACCGGTCCGCAGCGCAGGCCCGCCACGCAGCCCGGTCAGCCCCATCCGGCCCCGCGGCCGCAGGGACCGGCCGGTGCTCAGCAGCCGGCGACCCAGCAGCCGACCGCGCAGCGGCCCGTCGCGCCGCGACCGCGCCCCCAGCGCCCGGCCGCACCCCCGGTCCAGCCCGCCCGGCCGCAGCCGGCCCCGTCGGCCACCCAGCCGCCGTCCGGTCCGCAGCCGGCCGCCCCGCAGCCGCCGGTGACGCCGCGGCCGCAGTCCGGCCCCTACCCGGGCACCGTGCCCGCGGGTCCGCCGACCATGCCGCCGCAGTACGGGCACCCGGCCGAGACCACGTCGCGGGAGCGGCGCGCCGACCGGAACGACCAGATCAGCGTGCAGGATCTGCTGCGCCGCAGTCGCGGTCAGGACACCGACGGCGACTGAGCGGTTGGTGCCAGGCGTTCCTGTGACACAAGTGTCGTGTGTCGAAAATTCATCGACGGTATGCCGCGGCAGCCATTCGACAATTTTCGACACGCGACACTAGGGTGCTGAGCATGGCCGACGAGACCGGAGACGCCGACGGCCAGGAGGCACCGGCCAAGCGCACTTGGAACTGGAAGCGCTGGCTCCGCATCGGCACCCCGATCCTGATCGTGGTGATCCTGGGGGTCGAGGCCTGGATCGCCTGGCCGCACATCGCGCCGACCTGGCACGAAGGACACCCGGGCAGCCGGCTGAGCGACATCCGCTGGTGGTGGGTGGCCGCGTGCATTGTCGCCGCCATGCTGTCGATGGACAGCTACGCGCAGGTGCAGCGCGTCCTGATGCGGTCGGCCCATGTCCGGGTCCGCCAGCGCGAGTCGCTCGCGGTGATCCTGGCGTCCAACTCGATCTCGCAGACCATGCCGGGCGGCCAGGTGTTCGCGCCGGCGTTCATCTACCGGGAGAGCCGCAAGTGGGGCGCGTCCCCGGTGGTCGCCTCGTGGCAGCTGGTGATGTCGGGTCTGCTCGCCGGTGCGGGCCTGGCGGTCCTCGGCCTGGGCGGAGCTCTGCTCGCGGGCGCCAAGACCAGCGCGTTCTCCGTCTTCTTCAGCGTCGCCGTGTTCATCGCCTTCGTGGTGGTGATGCAGTACATCGCGTCGCGGCCGGAGATTCTGGAGGGTCTCGGCGTCCGCATTCTCGGCTGGGTCAATCACATGCGCGACAAGCCCGACGATCACGGCGTGGCCCGGCTGCACCGCATTCTGGCTCAGCTGCGCGCGGTCCACCTGAACAAGCGCGACGGTGCCAAAGCGTTCGGCTGGAGCCTGTTCAACTGGGTCGCCGACGTCGCCTGCCTGGCACTGGCCTGCTACGCCCTCAACGCGCACCCGGGCTTCGCCGGCCTGATGGTCGCCTACGCGGCGAGCAAGGCCGTCGGCAGCGCGATCCCGCTGCTGCCGGGCGGCATCGGGGTCGTCGAAGCCGTCCTCGTCCCCGCCCTGGTGCAGGCCGGGATGTCGACCGCCGACGCGTTTCTCGCGGTGATCCTCTACCGCATCGTCAGCTATGTGCTGGTCTCCGCGATCGGCTGGGTGGTGATCGCCATCCGATACCGCGCCGAGATCAAGTCCCGCGACGACATCCAGCACGAGATGGCCCGTGAGGAAGACGACTTGGGCGCCGGGCCCGAGAGCG
The nucleotide sequence above comes from Gordonia sp. PP30. Encoded proteins:
- a CDS encoding YbhN family protein, whose amino-acid sequence is MADETGDADGQEAPAKRTWNWKRWLRIGTPILIVVILGVEAWIAWPHIAPTWHEGHPGSRLSDIRWWWVAACIVAAMLSMDSYAQVQRVLMRSAHVRVRQRESLAVILASNSISQTMPGGQVFAPAFIYRESRKWGASPVVASWQLVMSGLLAGAGLAVLGLGGALLAGAKTSAFSVFFSVAVFIAFVVVMQYIASRPEILEGLGVRILGWVNHMRDKPDDHGVARLHRILAQLRAVHLNKRDGAKAFGWSLFNWVADVACLALACYALNAHPGFAGLMVAYAASKAVGSAIPLLPGGIGVVEAVLVPALVQAGMSTADAFLAVILYRIVSYVLVSAIGWVVIAIRYRAEIKSRDDIQHEMAREEDDLGAGPESA